One Acidimicrobiia bacterium genomic window carries:
- a CDS encoding MarR family transcriptional regulator: MPAGLTDAKRRVLERLKRVNTATVPELAGGLGLTEAAVRQHLEGLAAHGLAERRGRASGGRGRPAIEWALTPLAAELFPDRHGDLTVELLAAIREAVGDDGLDAVVAARSARQLAAYRGVVPSPAAAPLRQRVAALTRQRTAEGYMAETRRDGADLLLVEHHCPVCSAAAACSGLCRGELDLFRAVLGPDVVVERTQHLMAGDARCVYRVRNADGRP; the protein is encoded by the coding sequence GTGCCCGCCGGTCTCACCGACGCCAAGCGCCGGGTGCTGGAGCGCCTGAAGCGCGTGAACACCGCCACCGTCCCGGAGCTGGCGGGCGGCCTCGGGCTCACCGAGGCCGCGGTGCGCCAGCACCTCGAGGGCCTGGCCGCCCACGGCCTCGCGGAGCGGCGAGGGCGAGCGAGCGGCGGACGGGGTCGACCCGCCATCGAGTGGGCGCTCACCCCCCTCGCCGCGGAGCTGTTCCCCGACCGGCATGGAGACCTGACCGTCGAGCTGCTGGCCGCCATCAGAGAGGCGGTCGGCGACGACGGCCTGGACGCCGTCGTCGCGGCGCGCTCGGCGCGTCAGCTCGCGGCCTACCGAGGCGTCGTGCCCTCGCCGGCGGCGGCGCCGCTGCGCCAGCGGGTGGCGGCCCTGACGCGACAGCGCACGGCCGAGGGCTACATGGCCGAGACCCGACGCGATGGGGCCGACCTCCTGCTGGTGGAACACCACTGTCCGGTCTGCAGCGCCGCGGCCGCATGCTCCGGGCTGTGCCGGGGCGAACTCGACCTGTTCCGCGCCGTGCTCGGGCCGGACGTCGTGGTCGAGCGGACCCAGCACCTGATGGCCGGTGACGCCCGCTGCGTCTACCGGGTCCGGAACGCCGACGGCCGGCCCTGA